A DNA window from Brassica napus cultivar Da-Ae chromosome A4, Da-Ae, whole genome shotgun sequence contains the following coding sequences:
- the LOC106452157 gene encoding fasciclin-like arabinogalactan protein 8 has product MAPPQTFSLLAFTFSLLAISSTVGGYNITKILASYPDYSSFNSYLSQTKLAEEINTYPTITLLALNNDAMASFAGKRPLSVVKKALSLLTLLDYYDPESLHQISEGTTLSVTLYNNTAGNAPEYLGYVNITDLYGGQVAFGSAVSGSKLDSYFTKSIKQIPYDISVVEIDAPIIAPGILAASPANITVLLENAGCKTFAKMLAKSGVIKKYESVIKNGLTVFAPSDEAFKAKGVPDLTKLTRDEVVSLVEYHALAHYKPKGSLKSNKNKISTLATTGAGKFDLTTSTSGDEVVLHTGIASSRLVHTVLDATPVVIFTVDNVLLPTELFGKSHSPAPAPALSPAGGASPTAASPSKPSTDESPGSFHSYSPTGLANSKSANAAVAMSSPSLFTALVTLVTIAMFQLVETF; this is encoded by the coding sequence ATGGCGCCACCACAGACCTTCTCACTCCTCGCCTTCACTTTCTCCCTCCTCGCCATCTCTTCCACCGTAGGCGGCTACAACATTACTAAAATCCTCGCTAGCTACCCGGACTACTCCTCCTTCAACAGCTACCTCTCTCAAACGAAGCTCGCGGAAGAAATCAACACCTACCCGACGATCACCCTCCTCGCCCTCAACAACGACGCAATGGCTTCCTTCGCCGGAAAACGTCCCCTCTCCGTCGTCAAAAAAGCTCTAAGCCTCCTCACCCTCCTCGACTACTACGACCCCGAGAGCCTCCACCAAATCTCAGAAGGCACGACTCTCTCCGTCACACTATACAACAACACCGCCGGAAACGCTCCCGAGTACCTAGGATACGTCAACATAACCGATCTTTACGGAGGCCAAGTCGCTTTCGGCTCCGCCGTTTCGGGCTCCAAGCTCGACTCTTACTTCACAAAATCTATCAAACAAATCCCTTACGACATCTCCGTCGTCGAGATCGATGCTCCCATCATCGCTCCGGGAATCTTAGCCGCCTCCCCCGCCAACATCACCGTATTGCTAGAGAACGCCGGTTGCAAAACCTTCGCTAAAATGCTCGCCAAGAGTGGAGTGATCAAGAAGTACGAATCAGTTATTAAAAACGGTTTAACGGTTTTTGCACCGTCCGATGAAGCTTTCAAAGCTAAAGGCGTCCCTGATCTGACGAAGCTCACACGAGATGAGGTGGTCTCGCTAGTAGAGTATCACGCACTCGCTCATTACAAACCCAAAGGCTCGCTGAAgagtaacaaaaacaaaatctccACGTTAGCCACTACCGGAGCTGGAAAATTTGATCTTACGACCTCCACCTCCGGCGACGAAGTTGTTCTTCACACCGGCATTGCTTCGTCGAGACTCGTCCACACGGTGCTGGACGCTACCCCGGTCGTTATTTTCACGGTGGATAATGTCCTCCTCCCTACTGAGCTATTCGGAAAATCTCATTCTCCGGCGCCGGCGCCGGCGCTATCTCCGGCCGGAGGAGCTTCACCCACCGCTGCTTCACCGTCAAAACCTTCTACGGACGAGTCACCGGGAAGTTTTCATTCGTACTCGCCGACAGGTTTAGCTAACAGCAAGTCGGCTAACGCGGCGGTTGCCATGAGCTCACCGTCGTTGTTCACTGCATTGGTCACGCTTGTTACCATAGCCATGTTTCAGTTAGTTGAAACCTTTTGA